A single Watersipora subatra chromosome 7, tzWatSuba1.1, whole genome shotgun sequence DNA region contains:
- the LOC137399206 gene encoding serine/arginine-rich splicing factor 6-like — MSARVYIGRLSHRARDRDVEKLFKTYGRIREIVLKNGYGFVEFEEYRDADDAVYELNGTDLSGERIIVEHAKGGSSRDRERDRGYGGRGYDRGYDRGYDRGYGGGGGGGYRGSRSTRGRDGVPVWLDKYGPPTRTDYRVIIENLSSKTSWQDLKDYMRQAGEVTYADAHRPYKGEGVVEFATYSDMKTAIDKLDDTELGGRRIRVDEDKPRSGRKRSGSRSRSRSRSRSRSKRSRSLSRSRSRSRSKSRSKSRSKSRSKSKSPRRSASRSRSGSRGSRGKNSRSRSRS, encoded by the exons ATGTCGGCCCGAGTATACATCGGTAGACTCTCACACAGAGCTCGAGACAGAGACGTGGAGAAATTGTTCAAAACCTATGGCAGGATAAgagaaatagttttaaaaaatggATATGGATTTGTG GAATTTGAGGAGTATAGAGATGCAGATGATGCGGTCTATGAACTGAATGGCACAGATTTATCTGGTGAACGTATCATAGTAGAGCATGCTAAAGGAGGCTCATCCCGTGACCGGGAAAGGGATCGTGGTTATGGCGGAAGAGGTTATGATAGAGGCTATGACAGAGGGTATGACAGAGGCTATGGTGGTGGCGGCGGTGGTGGTTACCGAGGTAGCAGAAGCACTCGTGGTCGGGATGGTGTACCAGTGTGGTTGGATAA GTATGGACCGCCAACAAGAACAGACTATAGAGTAATCATAGAGAATTTATCTTCCAAGACAAGTTGGCAG GATCTAAAAGATTATATGAGACAGGCTGGTGAGGTGACTTATGCCGATGCCCACAGGCCTTACAAAGGAGAAGG AGTTGTCGAATTTGCTACCTACTCCGATATGAAGACTGCTATAGACAAGCTTGATGACACGGAGTTGGGAGGCAGAAGGATCAGAGTTGATGAGGATAAGCCTAGGAGTGGCCGTAAAAGAAG TGGCAGTCGGTCAAGATCAAGGTCTCGCAGTCGTTCACGAAGCAAGCGCAGTCGTTCGCTCAGCAGGAGTCGTAGTAGGAGCAGAAGCAAGAGCAGAAGCAAGAGTAGAAGCAAGAGCAGGAGTAAGAGCAAGTCACCCCGACGAAGTGCTTCCAGGTCAAGGAG TGGGAGTAGAGGAAGTCGTGGTAAAAACAGTCGAAGTCGCAGTCGCTCATAA